TCCGGTGGACTTGGATATTCTACGTATGGCCCATTTTATTTATACTAAGCCGCATTTATTTGGGGGTACACTTTCCGTTGGATGTGATTGCAGGGGCCTTGGTTGGAATATGCACGGCCTGGATGTTCCATGCCGTTTATAAGTCCTTTATTTTACCCTACTTAGCGTTAAACCATCCCTAATGGGCAATAACACGGTATCCAATTTGGGATGATTGCTCAATTTTTTGTTGTAATCCAATAAGACTTTTGTGGCTTTGTCTTTTTCATCCAAGGGTTCCACTACTTTTCCTGACCAAAGTACATTGTCGGAAAGGATGACACTTCCCGGTCTTGTTTTGGGCCATACTGCTTCAAAATAATTGTCGTATTGTTTTTTCTCCGCATCAATAAATATCAAATCGAATGTAAGGTCCAAGGATGGAATGATTTCTAGGGCATCTCCAACATGCTGATGTATTCGTTCCCCATTTCCGCTCTTATCAAAATAAGTGCGTTGAATTTCATGGAGTTCCGGATTCACGTCAATGGTATGCAATTGCCCATTTTCTTGTAATCCTTCGGCCAGACAAATAGCAGAATAGCCCGTATAGGTACCTATTTCCAAAATATATTTAGGGTTTATGATTTTAGAAATCAGACTCAGGACCCTTCCTTGGAATCGACCGGTAAGCATTCTGGGCTGAATCACTTTTAAATGAGTTTCTCTGGTAAGTTCCTGTAATATTTCGGGTTCTTCCTGTGAATGATCGGCTAGGTAATCCTCCAGTACCTTAGATATAAAATGCATGGATTTCTTTTTACAAAAATACCTTTTTAAGCATTATTTTTAAAGAATGGAAAATAGTAAAATGGAAAATGGGGTGACCATACGAGAGGCCGACATCCATGACCTGCAGACGCTATTAAAATTTGAGCAGGAAGTCATTTTAGCAGAACGCCCATTCGACCCCACCATTAGGCAAGGGGAAATTAGTTATTATGACCTCAGGGAATTGATAACTTCCAAAGATGCCCAGGTGTTTGTGGCATGTATAGGTAAAAGGTTGGTAGCTAGTGGATATGCAGTAA
This window of the Maribacter cobaltidurans genome carries:
- a CDS encoding O-methyltransferase, with product MHFISKVLEDYLADHSQEEPEILQELTRETHLKVIQPRMLTGRFQGRVLSLISKIINPKYILEIGTYTGYSAICLAEGLQENGQLHTIDVNPELHEIQRTYFDKSGNGERIHQHVGDALEIIPSLDLTFDLIFIDAEKKQYDNYFEAVWPKTRPGSVILSDNVLWSGKVVEPLDEKDKATKVLLDYNKKLSNHPKLDTVLLPIRDGLTLSRVK